A single region of the Chryseobacterium culicis genome encodes:
- a CDS encoding M3 family metallopeptidase gives MKNISSVLLISALAFNQSCTTMKQTDIQQELPAPDPSLSSNPFMKKSKLQYEAPEFDKIKNEHFKPAFNYGLKQHETEIVKIANNPAAPTFENTIVALEKSGEVLRRAQIVFSNLTSANTNPTLQALDEEYAPIFAAHSDKLYLNENLYKRIQSIKEDGLDSESKRLVQYYKQNFEIAGANLSAADKEKLKQINQELASLSTQYSNKLLEARKQGGVFFSDAKELDGLSADEIAAAASDAKTAGQPGKYLLALQNTTQQPLLQNLKNRATREKLFKASWTRAEKGDANDTRSTIEQLAKLRLKKAQILGKKNFAEWKLQDQMAKTPEAATQLMNQIATPAVETARREAKDIQDLIDQQKGGFKVEPWDWNFYAEQVRKAKFDLDESQIKPYFEITTVLEKGVFFAAEKFYGLTFKKRTDLPVYHPDVVTYEVFDHDGKSIAIYYLDFYTRDSKNGGAWMSNFVEQSYLLGTKPVIVNCYNYQKPAPGKPSLISYDDVSTIFHEFGHSIHGMFASQKYPSLSGTNVPRDFVEFPSQINEHWALDPIVLKNYAVHYETKQPIPQALVEKIKKAATFNQGYMTTELVSAAELDMDWHTVSNDSQFIPVLDFEKQSLASHGFNLATVPPRYHTPYFAHIWGGGYSAGYYAYLWSETLDNDAWEWISKNGGLTRENGDRFRKYILSVGNSVDLNQAFRDFTGHDPDIKPLLRNRGFIK, from the coding sequence ATGAAGAATATTTCATCGGTATTATTAATTTCTGCCTTGGCGTTCAATCAATCTTGTACTACAATGAAACAGACCGATATTCAACAGGAGCTTCCTGCCCCTGATCCCTCTTTATCTTCAAATCCTTTTATGAAGAAAAGCAAGCTTCAGTATGAAGCTCCGGAGTTTGACAAAATCAAAAATGAACACTTCAAACCTGCTTTTAACTATGGTTTAAAGCAGCATGAAACTGAAATTGTAAAGATTGCCAACAATCCTGCTGCTCCTACTTTTGAAAATACCATCGTGGCATTGGAAAAAAGTGGTGAAGTATTAAGAAGAGCACAAATTGTATTCTCCAATCTGACAAGTGCCAATACAAATCCTACCTTACAGGCTTTGGATGAAGAATATGCACCTATTTTTGCGGCACATTCTGATAAATTGTACCTGAATGAAAATCTTTATAAAAGAATACAATCCATCAAAGAAGACGGTCTTGATTCTGAAAGCAAAAGACTTGTACAATATTATAAGCAGAATTTTGAAATCGCAGGAGCCAACCTTTCTGCAGCTGATAAAGAAAAACTAAAACAAATCAACCAGGAGCTGGCTTCCCTTTCTACTCAATATTCCAATAAATTATTGGAGGCAAGAAAGCAAGGTGGAGTTTTCTTCTCTGATGCTAAAGAACTTGACGGCCTTTCTGCTGATGAAATTGCAGCAGCAGCATCTGATGCTAAAACAGCAGGACAACCTGGAAAATATCTTCTGGCGTTACAAAATACAACACAGCAACCTCTTTTACAAAACTTGAAAAACAGAGCTACCAGAGAAAAGCTGTTCAAAGCTTCATGGACAAGAGCTGAAAAAGGGGATGCTAATGATACGAGATCTACAATTGAGCAACTGGCTAAACTGAGATTGAAAAAAGCTCAGATTTTAGGCAAGAAAAACTTTGCTGAATGGAAACTTCAGGATCAGATGGCCAAAACACCTGAAGCAGCTACTCAACTGATGAATCAGATTGCGACTCCTGCAGTGGAGACAGCAAGACGTGAAGCAAAAGACATTCAGGATCTGATTGATCAGCAGAAAGGAGGTTTCAAAGTAGAACCTTGGGACTGGAATTTTTATGCTGAACAGGTAAGAAAAGCTAAGTTTGATCTTGATGAAAGCCAAATAAAACCCTATTTTGAAATTACAACGGTTCTTGAAAAAGGAGTTTTCTTTGCCGCTGAAAAATTCTATGGACTGACTTTCAAAAAGAGAACAGATCTTCCGGTGTACCACCCTGATGTAGTAACATACGAGGTGTTCGATCATGATGGAAAATCTATCGCCATTTACTACCTGGATTTCTATACAAGAGATTCTAAAAACGGTGGAGCATGGATGAGCAATTTTGTTGAGCAGTCTTATTTATTAGGAACAAAACCTGTAATCGTTAACTGCTACAATTATCAGAAACCAGCTCCAGGAAAGCCTTCATTAATCAGCTATGATGATGTTTCAACTATTTTCCATGAATTTGGACACTCCATTCACGGAATGTTTGCCAGCCAGAAATATCCTTCTCTTTCAGGAACAAATGTACCAAGAGACTTCGTAGAATTCCCGTCTCAGATCAATGAGCACTGGGCTTTGGATCCTATTGTTCTGAAGAATTATGCCGTTCATTATGAAACGAAACAGCCTATTCCACAGGCTTTGGTAGAAAAAATTAAAAAAGCAGCTACTTTCAATCAGGGATATATGACTACTGAATTGGTTTCTGCTGCCGAGCTTGATATGGATTGGCATACCGTAAGCAATGACAGCCAGTTTATTCCTGTTTTAGATTTTGAAAAACAATCTTTAGCCAGCCATGGATTCAACTTAGCAACAGTTCCTCCGAGATACCATACTCCTTATTTTGCACACATCTGGGGAGGTGGATATTCAGCAGGATACTATGCTTATTTATGGTCTGAAACATTGGATAACGATGCATGGGAATGGATCAGTAAAAACGGAGGTCTGACCAGAGAAAACGGTGACCGTTTCAGAAAATACATTCTTTCTGTAGGAAATTCTGTAGATCTGAATCAGGCGTTCAGAGACTTTACAGGACACGATCCGGATATTAAACCTTTATTAAGAAACAGAGGTTTTATTAAATAA
- a CDS encoding GIN domain-containing protein encodes MKTRTLFIFSALVALASCNDKHENRNRDREGERSNWVEKVVTKESGPIQHKEFNGDFDEIQVSQAIEAEIIKSETEKVEISAPQSIINEILVDNDGGKLHIHYKPGIRVMNISKVTAKIYTKDFKKLLADSAARIIIKDKFTQEKTEIEASSAGSISGDLEANDMDINVSSSSSFDGKIWAVNLDIESSSGSTLDLSGKAKKVEVSASSGSSVSAKGVVADNVDADASSGASIQISAVSSVNAGASSGGSVDISKKGELKSVIKDESSGGSVNIQ; translated from the coding sequence ATGAAAACAAGGACTTTATTTATTTTTTCTGCCTTAGTGGCATTAGCCTCATGTAATGATAAACATGAGAACAGAAACAGAGACAGAGAGGGAGAAAGAAGCAACTGGGTAGAGAAAGTAGTAACGAAAGAAAGTGGCCCGATACAGCATAAAGAATTTAACGGAGATTTTGATGAAATCCAGGTTTCACAGGCTATAGAAGCTGAAATTATAAAATCTGAAACAGAAAAAGTAGAAATCTCAGCACCTCAGAGTATCATCAATGAAATTCTTGTAGATAATGATGGCGGAAAACTGCATATTCATTATAAGCCGGGGATCAGAGTGATGAATATCAGTAAAGTGACGGCAAAAATTTATACAAAAGATTTTAAGAAACTTCTTGCTGACTCAGCTGCAAGAATTATTATAAAAGATAAATTTACCCAGGAAAAAACAGAGATCGAAGCATCTAGTGCAGGAAGTATTTCTGGTGATCTGGAGGCTAACGATATGGATATCAATGTAAGCAGCAGCAGCAGTTTCGATGGTAAAATCTGGGCTGTAAACCTTGATATTGAATCTTCATCTGGATCCACACTTGATCTTTCCGGAAAAGCAAAAAAAGTAGAGGTAAGTGCCTCTTCAGGAAGCAGTGTTTCTGCTAAAGGAGTTGTTGCTGATAATGTAGATGCTGATGCTTCCAGTGGAGCAAGTATTCAGATCAGTGCTGTTTCCAGTGTGAATGCAGGCGCTTCATCCGGTGGAAGTGTAGACATTTCGAAAAAAGGAGAGCTTAAGAGTGTCATCAAAGATGAAAGCAGCGGTGGAAGCGTAAACATCCAATAA
- a CDS encoding monovalent cation:proton antiporter-2 (CPA2) family protein, with protein MESSLAMNTLIFLGVAIIMVPLARKLGLSSVIGYILGGIIIGPYALKLTGNNVNDIMHASEFGVIMLLFLVGLELEPRKFWEMRKKIMGLGLSQMVLTILLLFLVFTSVGWRVDKAIAIAMCFALSSTAIVLQTLQEKNNLKTTAGEASFSTLLFQDISVIPILAILPILANYKAKHHDNEIQILIQKLPEWLQAGTVIFGVALLILLGRYVFVPFLRYVSKSGMAELLTASSLFLVIGVSELMVVIGLSPALGAFLAGVMLANSEFRHELEAQIDPFKGLLLAVFFVSVGSTINFNIIQKDPLFIFSTVFAVLAVKFVVLYTIGKFFRIDTPQSLFYAFALSQVGEFAFVLLNYASDLYLLGPEMNAQMMAVTAITMCITPILLIINDKLITPKFIKEIPEEEHDYNILDSDVTQKKIIIVGFGHFGSTVGRLLKANKIPATILDRDSDRVKLLRSYGFKVYYGDATRIPILRAAGIEDAEILVLCLDDSDDNKFIAELVREHYPNVKIFVRAKNRIDAYDYLNSGVNHIYRETLGTAVDMAVDVLHETGMRKYAARRLGQRFMAIDKASVRKLAKMKENDDDITLFTTKEILQREEELLAYDNLNFDNKNWEGSSSTDEEDEEESQD; from the coding sequence ATGGAATCCAGCTTAGCGATGAACACATTAATTTTCCTGGGTGTAGCCATTATTATGGTTCCATTGGCCAGGAAATTAGGGTTGAGTTCTGTAATCGGTTATATTTTAGGAGGAATCATTATAGGTCCTTATGCCCTTAAACTTACAGGAAATAATGTCAATGACATTATGCATGCCAGCGAGTTTGGAGTCATCATGCTTTTATTTTTGGTAGGCTTAGAGCTGGAACCCCGCAAATTCTGGGAAATGCGAAAAAAAATAATGGGTCTGGGACTTTCTCAAATGGTACTCACCATTCTTTTGCTTTTCTTAGTATTTACAAGTGTAGGCTGGAGAGTAGACAAAGCAATAGCTATTGCGATGTGTTTTGCTTTATCGTCTACCGCAATTGTCCTCCAGACCTTGCAGGAAAAGAATAACCTTAAGACTACAGCAGGAGAAGCTTCATTCTCTACCTTGCTGTTTCAGGATATTTCAGTGATTCCTATTTTAGCAATACTTCCTATTCTGGCCAATTATAAAGCCAAGCATCATGATAATGAAATTCAGATTCTGATTCAAAAACTACCGGAATGGCTCCAGGCCGGAACCGTAATTTTCGGAGTAGCTTTGCTTATTTTACTGGGCAGATATGTCTTTGTTCCTTTTCTGCGCTATGTTTCAAAATCTGGAATGGCAGAATTATTGACGGCTTCTTCCCTATTCCTCGTTATTGGAGTTTCTGAACTGATGGTTGTTATCGGGCTTTCTCCGGCACTGGGAGCTTTCCTTGCAGGAGTCATGCTTGCCAACAGTGAATTCCGTCATGAACTGGAAGCCCAGATTGATCCTTTTAAAGGACTGCTGCTAGCTGTTTTCTTTGTCAGTGTAGGATCAACGATCAATTTTAATATTATTCAGAAAGATCCGTTATTTATCTTCAGTACTGTTTTTGCTGTACTGGCTGTAAAATTTGTTGTTTTATATACGATTGGAAAGTTTTTCAGGATAGATACTCCTCAGAGTCTTTTTTATGCTTTTGCGCTTTCTCAGGTAGGAGAATTTGCATTTGTACTGCTCAATTATGCGTCGGATCTCTATCTTTTAGGCCCTGAAATGAATGCACAAATGATGGCTGTTACGGCAATCACCATGTGCATTACTCCCATTCTTCTTATTATCAATGATAAGTTGATTACCCCGAAATTCATTAAAGAAATTCCAGAGGAAGAACATGATTATAATATTCTCGACAGTGATGTTACTCAAAAGAAAATTATCATTGTAGGTTTTGGGCATTTTGGAAGTACAGTGGGACGTCTTTTAAAAGCCAATAAAATACCCGCTACCATTTTGGACCGTGATTCTGATCGTGTGAAATTGCTCAGAAGCTATGGTTTTAAAGTCTATTATGGTGATGCCACCCGAATACCTATTTTAAGAGCCGCAGGAATTGAAGATGCTGAAATTCTGGTTTTATGTCTGGATGATTCAGATGATAACAAATTCATTGCAGAACTTGTGCGTGAACATTATCCCAATGTGAAAATTTTTGTAAGAGCGAAAAACAGGATTGATGCTTATGATTATCTAAACAGCGGTGTTAATCATATCTACCGTGAAACATTAGGAACAGCGGTTGATATGGCTGTGGATGTACTTCATGAAACAGGAATGAGGAAATATGCCGCAAGACGTCTTGGACAAAGATTTATGGCTATTGATAAAGCTTCAGTCAGGAAACTTGCAAAAATGAAGGAAAATGATGATGACATTACGCTATTTACCACAAAAGAAATCCTCCAACGGGAGGAGGAATTATTAGCTTATGACAATCTTAATTTTGATAATAAAAACTGGGAAGGTTCCTCATCCACTGATGAAGAAGATGAGGAGGAATCCCAGGATTAA
- a CDS encoding NAD(P)H-dependent oxidoreductase, with translation MKKTLVVFAHPYLEHSNSNVELINFYVRHQHYTLRDLYEEYPDFHIAAFRERKRLKNYERFVFQFPLIWFGMPPLLRLWIDEVFDRDWLKEGEHNPLEGKEVYILVTTGGKERSFSKTGTYQYTIDELISGLIVSLKVFKADIRHIKIVYEANKLSKKEIILHKKEFTELLNQ, from the coding sequence ATGAAGAAGACGCTGGTAGTATTTGCACACCCTTATCTGGAGCACTCCAATTCGAATGTAGAGCTCATCAATTTCTACGTTCGCCACCAGCATTATACCCTAAGAGATCTTTACGAAGAATATCCTGACTTCCATATTGCCGCTTTCCGGGAAAGAAAACGTCTTAAAAACTATGAACGTTTTGTTTTTCAGTTTCCTCTGATATGGTTTGGAATGCCTCCACTTCTCAGATTATGGATTGATGAAGTTTTCGACAGAGACTGGCTTAAAGAAGGTGAACATAATCCTCTGGAAGGAAAAGAAGTATATATTCTGGTCACCACAGGCGGAAAAGAAAGATCTTTCAGCAAAACCGGAACCTATCAATATACCATAGATGAGCTCATCAGCGGACTGATTGTTTCATTAAAGGTTTTCAAAGCAGATATCAGGCACATCAAAATCGTATACGAAGCTAACAAGCTTTCTAAAAAAGAAATTATTTTACATAAAAAGGAATTTACAGAACTACTCAATCAATAG
- a CDS encoding TPM domain-containing protein, with the protein MKLHSLKIVFSFLLLCFYTFVSAQYTIPEKPAVLYPVFDEAGLLSQQEKDALNNKLIKFADSTSTEIEVVIIRSTKGEDVNFLATMFGEKWKIGKKGVDNGVVFLVATEDRTMSIQQGRAVEQYLTASVAGQILDYIVTPNFRKGLWYEGINGGTSAIMEAVEGKFKPVATTAPSGNGSAFKVLIIAFVIFIIIAILFGNRGGGRGGNNDDDDDVIITRKGRRNYPGGFFPFPGSFGGGDFGGGSSGGGGGGFGGFGGGGSFGGGGASGGW; encoded by the coding sequence ATGAAATTACATTCTCTTAAAATAGTATTTTCATTTTTACTACTCTGCTTTTACACTTTTGTATCAGCACAATACACCATTCCTGAAAAACCAGCAGTCCTCTATCCTGTTTTTGATGAAGCAGGATTGCTTTCTCAGCAGGAAAAAGATGCCCTGAATAATAAACTGATTAAGTTTGCAGATTCTACCTCAACGGAAATTGAAGTAGTCATCATCCGCTCCACCAAAGGAGAAGATGTGAATTTTCTGGCAACCATGTTCGGAGAGAAATGGAAAATCGGAAAAAAAGGGGTGGATAACGGAGTGGTTTTCCTTGTTGCCACAGAAGACAGAACAATGTCTATCCAGCAGGGACGTGCCGTGGAACAATATCTTACGGCATCCGTAGCAGGACAGATCTTAGATTATATTGTCACCCCAAATTTCAGAAAAGGCCTTTGGTATGAAGGAATCAACGGTGGAACCTCAGCCATTATGGAGGCTGTTGAGGGAAAATTCAAACCTGTAGCAACCACAGCTCCTTCCGGCAACGGAAGTGCTTTTAAAGTCCTTATCATTGCTTTTGTTATTTTCATCATTATTGCTATCCTTTTTGGTAACAGAGGGGGCGGACGTGGCGGAAATAATGACGACGATGATGATGTGATTATCACAAGGAAAGGACGCCGAAATTATCCTGGTGGCTTCTTCCCATTCCCTGGCAGTTTCGGAGGCGGTGACTTTGGCGGAGGAAGTTCCGGCGGTGGTGGCGGTGGCTTTGGAGGCTTCGGCGGTGGCGGAAGTTTTGGCGGCGGCGGTGCATCCGGAGGATGGTAA
- a CDS encoding TPM domain-containing protein, with protein MGNFLTNQQIASLVEAIQSAEDHSTGEIRVHIDSNTENRDAKTAFDVFKKLDMDKTADRNAVLFHVNFEQKYLTIIGDIGIHEKVRQSYWDHLHDYITAEFAKGNYYQALKSAILETGLELKKYFPVEGENPNQLSNEITFS; from the coding sequence ATGGGTAATTTCCTAACAAATCAACAGATCGCTTCCCTCGTGGAAGCGATTCAGTCTGCAGAAGATCATTCTACGGGAGAGATCAGGGTACATATTGATTCCAATACAGAAAACCGTGATGCTAAAACGGCATTTGATGTTTTCAAAAAACTCGATATGGATAAAACCGCTGACCGAAATGCGGTGCTTTTCCATGTCAATTTCGAACAAAAATATCTTACCATTATTGGAGATATCGGAATTCATGAAAAGGTAAGACAGTCTTACTGGGATCATCTTCACGATTATATCACTGCTGAATTTGCCAAAGGAAATTATTATCAGGCTCTGAAAAGTGCCATCCTGGAAACAGGACTTGAACTCAAAAAATATTTTCCTGTAGAAGGAGAAAATCCAAACCAACTCTCAAATGAAATTACATTCTCTTAA
- a CDS encoding LemA family protein, whose protein sequence is MKNKGCLGAGTIGIALLIIVAILFFWGKSGYNSFVNKEQTVNAKWSNVETVYQKRANLIPNLERTVKSYSKFEQETLTQVVEARSKATSINIDPTNMTEADLAKFQAAQGELSGALSRLMAVVESYPNLKADQQYINFQREYTAIENSIRTETVYYNDAAKDYNTSIKTFPNNILANFTNFKEKPYFKADAGAQKAPEVFK, encoded by the coding sequence ATGAAAAATAAAGGATGTCTGGGTGCCGGAACCATTGGTATTGCCCTTCTTATTATTGTTGCTATTCTATTCTTCTGGGGAAAAAGCGGATATAACAGCTTTGTCAACAAAGAACAGACTGTAAACGCAAAATGGTCTAATGTAGAGACCGTATATCAGAAAAGAGCGAACCTTATTCCTAACCTGGAAAGAACGGTAAAATCGTATTCAAAATTTGAGCAGGAAACTTTAACTCAAGTTGTGGAAGCCCGTTCCAAAGCGACTTCTATCAATATTGATCCTACGAATATGACGGAAGCTGATCTTGCCAAATTCCAGGCTGCACAAGGAGAATTATCGGGTGCATTAAGCCGATTGATGGCCGTAGTAGAATCTTATCCTAACTTAAAAGCAGACCAGCAGTATATCAACTTCCAGAGAGAATATACCGCTATCGAAAACAGTATCAGAACAGAAACTGTTTATTATAACGATGCTGCAAAGGATTACAATACTTCCATCAAGACTTTCCCGAATAATATTCTGGCGAATTTCACCAACTTTAAAGAAAAACCTTATTTCAAAGCTGATGCAGGAGCTCAGAAAGCCCCTGAAGTATTCAAATAA
- a CDS encoding dihydrofolate reductase: protein MTTIVVAMGEKNEIGFENQLLWHLPKDLKHFKDITSGHPIIMGRKTYESIGKPLPNRTNIVVSRKKDWFEEGILIVGSIKEALKFAKKIDEEVFVIGGGNIYEQTMDIVDRLEVTLVKADLQADTFFPKIDPKIWKKTNEICHEKDEKNGYDFCFQTFEKIKSKA, encoded by the coding sequence ATGACAACAATAGTGGTGGCAATGGGAGAGAAAAACGAAATTGGTTTTGAAAACCAGTTGCTTTGGCATCTTCCCAAAGATCTAAAACATTTTAAAGATATTACTTCAGGACATCCGATTATAATGGGAAGAAAAACATACGAAAGTATTGGCAAGCCTCTTCCGAACCGTACTAACATTGTTGTGTCAAGAAAAAAAGACTGGTTTGAAGAAGGAATTCTTATCGTGGGAAGCATCAAAGAAGCTTTGAAATTTGCTAAAAAGATTGATGAGGAAGTTTTCGTTATCGGTGGCGGAAATATCTACGAACAAACTATGGATATCGTGGATAGGCTTGAAGTGACTTTAGTTAAAGCAGATCTTCAGGCGGATACATTCTTTCCGAAAATAGATCCGAAAATCTGGAAAAAGACCAACGAAATCTGCCATGAGAAAGATGAAAAGAATGGCTATGATTTCTGTTTCCAGACGTTTGAAAAAATTAAGAGTAAAGCATAA